One window of the Rosa rugosa chromosome 3, drRosRugo1.1, whole genome shotgun sequence genome contains the following:
- the LOC133737403 gene encoding S-protein homolog 2-like produces the protein MALFFGKAVLLMLVLSLTVMTISGEDIGRKTRHIKILNDLDGNFPLTVHCKSADDDIGEKTLLRGAVYEFSFQPKVFPRTTLFFCSFQWNSILHHLNVYYEGIDCSECWYTVKKDGKNICRYDFAVGQYDLCNVWND, from the coding sequence ATGGCTTTGTTCTTTGGAAAGGCAGTGCTACTCATGCTAGTTCTATCATTGACAGTAATGACAATTTCTGGTGAAGATATTGGACGCAAGACAAGGCATATCAAAATCTTAAATGATTTGGATGGAAACTTTCCCCTGACTGTTCATTGTAAATCTGCTGATGATGATATTGGTGAGAAAACCCTCCTCCGTGGTGCTGTATATGAGTTCAGTTTTCAACCCAAGGTCTTTCCGAGGACTACACTGTTCTTTTGCAGTTTTCAGTGGAATAGTATACTTCATCATTTAAATGTGTATTATGAGGGAATTGATTGCAGTGAGTGTTGGTATACTGTAAAGAAAGATGGCAAAAATATATGCAGATATGACTTTGCCGTTGGTCAGTATGACTTATGTAATGTCTGGAATGACTAA